The Polynucleobacter necessarius genome window below encodes:
- the lpdA gene encoding dihydrolipoyl dehydrogenase → MSQAFDVVVIGGGPGGYIAAIRAAQLDFKVACAESNAYDDPKGEPRLGGTCLNVGCIPSKALLASSEEFEKINHHAADHGIKVGTVSIDSKKMVARKDDIVTKMTGGIQYLFRKNKITLLKGHASFEGKGADGYQVKVDGKDKTTVTAKNVIIATGSKARHIPGISVDNVLICDNEGALKFDSAPKKLGVIGAGVIGLELGSVWRRVGAEVTVLEAMPSFLVACDVSIAKEAQKLFAKQGLSINTGVKIGDVKVEKKDIVVNYTDSAGKVAKLECDRLIVSVGRVPNTDKLGLDKIGLKVDERGFIPIDDHTCATSAPGVYAVGDVVRGPMLAHKAEDEGVLVAEVIAGQKPHIDYNCIPWVIYTDPEIAWVGKTEQAVKEAGIAYKAGQFPFAANGRALGMGRADGFIKVLADAKTDEILGVHIIGANASDLIAEAAVAMEFKAAAEDIARICHAHPSLSEVMREAALATDSRALNM, encoded by the coding sequence ATGAGTCAAGCTTTTGATGTAGTTGTGATTGGTGGTGGACCTGGAGGCTATATTGCCGCAATTCGTGCAGCGCAACTCGACTTCAAAGTTGCCTGTGCAGAATCGAATGCCTATGATGATCCTAAGGGCGAGCCTCGTTTAGGCGGCACCTGTTTGAATGTTGGTTGCATTCCTTCAAAGGCGCTTTTAGCATCATCTGAAGAGTTTGAGAAGATTAATCATCACGCAGCTGACCACGGTATTAAAGTGGGAACAGTTAGCATTGACTCTAAAAAAATGGTCGCTCGTAAAGATGACATCGTTACCAAGATGACTGGCGGCATCCAGTACCTGTTCCGCAAGAATAAAATTACCCTCTTAAAAGGTCATGCCTCATTCGAAGGAAAGGGAGCTGATGGTTACCAAGTAAAGGTTGATGGCAAAGACAAAACTACGGTTACTGCAAAGAACGTCATAATTGCAACCGGTTCTAAAGCGCGTCACATTCCTGGTATCTCTGTTGACAATGTCTTGATCTGCGATAACGAAGGCGCACTCAAGTTTGATTCCGCTCCGAAGAAATTAGGAGTCATCGGCGCTGGTGTAATTGGCTTAGAGCTGGGTTCTGTATGGCGCAGGGTTGGTGCTGAGGTTACCGTGCTTGAGGCAATGCCATCGTTCTTAGTTGCTTGTGATGTCAGCATTGCTAAAGAAGCGCAAAAACTATTTGCTAAGCAGGGTCTAAGTATTAACACAGGCGTCAAGATTGGCGATGTCAAAGTAGAGAAGAAAGATATAGTTGTTAACTACACTGATAGTGCTGGTAAAGTAGCCAAATTGGAGTGTGATCGCTTAATTGTCTCTGTTGGTCGTGTGCCAAATACGGACAAATTAGGTCTAGATAAGATTGGTCTCAAAGTAGATGAGCGCGGTTTTATCCCGATTGATGACCATACTTGCGCAACTTCAGCGCCAGGCGTATATGCGGTTGGTGACGTTGTACGCGGACCTATGTTGGCCCATAAGGCTGAAGATGAGGGCGTCTTGGTTGCTGAAGTTATTGCGGGCCAAAAACCCCACATTGATTACAACTGCATTCCATGGGTGATCTATACCGATCCAGAGATCGCTTGGGTTGGTAAAACAGAGCAAGCTGTGAAAGAAGCCGGTATTGCTTATAAAGCAGGCCAGTTCCCATTTGCTGCAAATGGTCGTGCCTTAGGCATGGGCCGCGCTGATGGATTCATCAAAGTATTGGCTGATGCAAAGACTGATGAAATTTTAGGTGTTCACATCATCGGCGCCAATGCATCCGACTTAATTGCTGAAGCAGCAGTAGCAATGGAATTTAAAGCGGCAGCAGAAGATATTGCACGTATCTGTCATGCGCATCCTAGTTTGTCTGAAGTGATGCGCGAGGCAGCGTTGGCGACAGACTCGCGTGCATTAAATATGTAA
- the zapE gene encoding cell division protein ZapE — protein sequence MKTIEFYQQALKTRGYQSDPAQLLAVARLQQCENEWIAYKDIRSSKLKKKLFKPTLPRGLYLWGGVGRGKSFLMDCFYAASPLEKKIRIHFHGFMREVHRELHELSGLADPLDELAKRIADRYRLICFDEFHINDIADAMILYRLLSALFADRVQFVMTSNYRPDQLYPNGLHRDRLLPAIKLLEEKLDVLNVDAGNDYRRVQMARVEAYLAPVNAETQTVLGQMFKTLIGNQKETPQPVLYIESRELRPLHMADGVVWFDFKTLCCGPRSQNDYLELANQFHAVILSGVPYMPPRMTNEARRFIWLIDVLYDHKIKLIMSAEVPAPDLYTEGQITAEFARTVSRLIEMQSRDYLDAPRRVIDTSLT from the coding sequence TTGAAAACCATTGAGTTTTACCAACAAGCGTTAAAGACGCGCGGGTATCAAAGCGATCCCGCGCAACTTCTTGCTGTAGCGCGTCTTCAACAATGCGAAAATGAGTGGATTGCTTACAAAGACATTCGCAGTAGTAAGCTGAAAAAAAAGCTTTTTAAACCAACTCTTCCTCGGGGATTGTATTTATGGGGTGGTGTGGGTCGTGGTAAGTCTTTCTTGATGGACTGCTTTTATGCTGCCTCACCACTCGAAAAAAAGATTCGGATTCATTTTCATGGGTTCATGCGTGAAGTGCATCGCGAACTTCATGAACTTTCAGGCTTAGCGGATCCACTAGATGAACTCGCCAAGCGAATCGCCGATCGTTATCGCTTAATTTGTTTTGATGAGTTCCATATCAATGACATCGCGGATGCGATGATTCTATACCGCTTGCTCAGCGCACTTTTTGCTGATCGTGTGCAGTTTGTAATGACATCAAACTACCGCCCAGATCAGTTATACCCAAATGGTTTACATCGTGATCGATTATTACCGGCGATCAAATTGCTAGAAGAGAAGCTTGATGTATTAAATGTGGATGCTGGCAATGATTATCGCCGCGTCCAAATGGCGCGAGTAGAGGCTTATCTCGCGCCAGTGAATGCAGAAACACAAACTGTCCTGGGGCAAATGTTCAAAACATTAATTGGCAATCAAAAAGAAACCCCTCAACCTGTTTTATATATTGAGTCCCGAGAGTTACGACCGTTGCATATGGCCGATGGTGTAGTTTGGTTTGATTTCAAAACGCTCTGTTGTGGACCTCGCTCACAAAATGATTATTTGGAGCTTGCCAATCAGTTTCATGCGGTAATTTTGTCAGGCGTTCCTTATATGCCCCCAAGGATGACTAATGAGGCACGCCGTTTTATTTGGCTAATAGACGTCTTATACGACCATAAAATTAAGCTCATTATGTCTGCTGAGGTACCGGCTCCGGATTTATATACCGAGGGTCAAATTACCGCAGAATTCGCACGAACCGTGTCCCGCTTGATCGAAATGCAGTCTCGTGACTACCTAGATGCGCCGCGCCGGGTAATTGATACCAGCTTGACCTAA
- the dapA gene encoding 4-hydroxy-tetrahydrodipicolinate synthase: protein MPAIVTPMFEDGGLDYVSLRSLLDWHVAEGTDGIVIVGTSGESPTVSVEEHCELIRVTVEHIAGRIPVIASTGGNSTIEAIELTQFAKQVGADASLQVVPYYNRPTQDGMYAHFKKIAESVDLPIILYNVPGRTVADLAGDTVVRLVAVPGIIGIKDATGSLERGTLLINDLKRAGHQDFSVFSGDDLTAAMLMLMGGKGNISVTANVAPRLMHELCVAAMSDDVRRTREIQYQLIAVHKAMFAEANPIPVKWALHEMGKITAGIRLPLTPLNNSLREPLKAALKQANLL from the coding sequence ATGCCGGCTATTGTGACTCCGATGTTTGAGGACGGTGGTCTGGACTATGTCAGTTTGCGTTCCTTGTTGGATTGGCATGTGGCCGAGGGTACTGATGGTATTGTGATTGTTGGCACTAGCGGTGAGTCTCCCACGGTCTCCGTTGAAGAGCACTGCGAGTTGATTCGTGTGACTGTAGAACATATTGCTGGGCGAATTCCCGTCATTGCTAGTACAGGCGGAAATTCCACCATTGAAGCGATTGAATTAACTCAATTTGCTAAGCAGGTTGGAGCAGACGCAAGCTTGCAAGTTGTTCCGTATTACAACAGGCCAACTCAAGACGGCATGTATGCCCACTTTAAAAAGATTGCCGAGTCAGTAGACTTGCCAATCATTTTGTATAACGTTCCCGGTAGAACGGTAGCTGATCTGGCAGGTGATACTGTTGTACGTCTTGTGGCTGTGCCTGGTATTATTGGAATCAAAGATGCTACCGGAAGTCTGGAACGCGGGACTTTATTGATCAATGATCTCAAGCGTGCTGGCCATCAGGATTTTTCAGTATTCTCCGGAGATGATCTTACGGCTGCCATGCTGATGTTGATGGGCGGTAAAGGCAACATCTCAGTTACAGCCAACGTTGCACCTCGTTTAATGCATGAGCTTTGCGTTGCCGCTATGTCAGATGATGTAAGGCGCACCCGTGAAATTCAGTATCAATTGATTGCTGTTCACAAGGCCATGTTTGCTGAGGCAAACCCAATTCCAGTGAAATGGGCATTGCACGAAATGGGCAAGATTACTGCTGGTATTCGTTTGCCATTAACCCCTTTAAATAATTCCTTGCGTGAGCCCTTAAAGGCAGCGTTAAAACAGGCCAACTTATTATGA
- the odhB gene encoding 2-oxoglutarate dehydrogenase complex dihydrolipoyllysine-residue succinyltransferase, protein MAIFEVKVPQLSESVAEATLLQWKKKVGDAVGQDEILIEIETDKVVLEVPAPSAGVLTEIVVADGGTVLAEQLIAKIDSIAVAAPAAATAPAATPAAQSARAAAAPSAAKILAEKNIDAGQVAGSGRDGRITKGDALNASAGSTKAAALPSAPVPTGARPEERVPMSRLRARIAERLLESQANNAILTTFNEVNMAPVIAMRNKYKDQFEKVHGVKLGFMSFFVKAATHALKKFSLLNASVDGNDIVYHGYFDIGIAVSSPRGLVVPILRDVGQMNLADIEKKIAEFGVKAREGKLSIEELTGGTFSISNGGVFGSMLSTPIINPPQSAILGIHATKDRAVVENGQVVVRPINYLALSYDHRIIDGREAVLGLVAMKDALEDPSRLLLDL, encoded by the coding sequence ATGGCTATTTTCGAAGTTAAAGTTCCACAACTCTCTGAGTCAGTTGCCGAAGCAACTTTATTGCAGTGGAAGAAGAAAGTTGGTGACGCTGTTGGTCAAGACGAGATCTTGATCGAAATCGAAACAGATAAAGTGGTTCTTGAAGTTCCAGCACCTTCTGCCGGTGTTTTGACAGAAATTGTTGTTGCTGATGGCGGTACTGTACTTGCTGAACAGTTGATTGCAAAGATTGATAGCATCGCTGTTGCAGCCCCAGCCGCTGCAACTGCTCCGGCAGCTACCCCAGCTGCTCAGTCAGCAAGGGCCGCCGCCGCACCTTCTGCTGCAAAAATTCTGGCAGAAAAAAATATCGATGCTGGCCAAGTTGCCGGTTCTGGCCGTGATGGCCGTATTACCAAAGGGGACGCATTAAATGCCTCTGCAGGCAGCACTAAGGCAGCTGCCTTACCAAGCGCTCCAGTTCCAACAGGCGCTCGTCCTGAAGAGCGTGTGCCAATGAGTCGCTTGCGTGCTCGTATCGCTGAGCGCTTGCTCGAATCACAAGCAAACAACGCAATCTTGACTACATTTAACGAAGTTAATATGGCGCCAGTCATTGCTATGCGCAATAAATACAAAGATCAATTTGAAAAAGTTCATGGAGTGAAGTTAGGCTTTATGTCTTTCTTCGTAAAAGCTGCGACCCACGCTTTGAAGAAATTCTCGCTCTTAAATGCATCTGTTGACGGCAATGACATTGTTTACCATGGCTACTTTGACATTGGTATTGCTGTTAGCTCGCCACGTGGCTTGGTCGTTCCAATTCTGCGTGATGTAGGCCAAATGAATTTAGCTGACATCGAGAAAAAGATTGCTGAGTTTGGCGTTAAGGCGCGCGAAGGTAAGCTATCAATTGAAGAGTTGACTGGTGGCACATTCTCCATCTCTAATGGAGGCGTATTTGGCTCGATGCTTTCCACGCCAATCATCAACCCACCGCAATCTGCCATTTTGGGCATTCATGCGACTAAAGACCGCGCAGTGGTAGAAAACGGTCAAGTGGTTGTTCGCCCAATCAACTATTTGGCTTTGTCATACGATCACCGCATCATCGACGGCCGCGAGGCTGTACTTGGTTTGGTTGCCATGAAGGATGCCTTAGAAGATCCTTCACGTCTTCTCTTAGATTTGTAA
- a CDS encoding tryptophan--tRNA ligase, producing MFAERVLSGMRPTGSLHFGHYHGVLKNWVRLQSEYPCFFFVADWHALTTHYETPDVIEQSVWDMVIDWLASGVDPNQATLFIQSKVPEHAELFLLLSMGTPLGWLERVPTYKDQIEKLKEKDLQTYGFLGYPLLQAADMLIYRAQFVPVGEDQVPHVEMTREVARRFNYLYGREPGLKEKALEAVKKLGSKRAKMYAELRVAFQERGDDEALEQAKALLQEAQSLSMADRERLFGFLEGARKIILREPQALLTSASRMPGIDGQKMSKSYSNTISIRENPEDVIKKIRTMPTDPARVHRTDVGDPARCPVWQLHTVYSNDETKLWVDKGCKSAGIGCLECKQPVIDSILAEQQPMFERAQKYLDDPSLLRSIIADGCDKARKVAQETMREVREALGLAYD from the coding sequence ATGTTTGCTGAACGCGTTCTCTCAGGCATGCGACCAACCGGTAGTTTGCACTTCGGTCATTACCATGGTGTTTTAAAGAATTGGGTGCGCTTGCAGTCTGAATACCCCTGCTTCTTTTTTGTGGCTGATTGGCATGCCTTAACCACTCATTACGAGACCCCTGATGTGATCGAGCAATCCGTATGGGACATGGTGATTGATTGGTTGGCTAGTGGAGTGGACCCCAACCAAGCAACCTTGTTTATTCAGAGCAAAGTGCCTGAACATGCCGAACTCTTCTTATTACTGTCTATGGGTACGCCATTGGGCTGGCTTGAGAGGGTACCTACTTATAAGGATCAAATTGAAAAGCTCAAAGAAAAAGATCTGCAAACATATGGTTTCTTGGGTTACCCACTGTTACAAGCTGCAGATATGTTGATATATCGAGCCCAGTTTGTGCCGGTTGGCGAAGATCAGGTGCCGCACGTTGAGATGACTAGGGAAGTTGCCCGTCGCTTTAATTATTTATATGGCCGAGAGCCAGGTTTGAAGGAAAAAGCTTTAGAGGCTGTCAAGAAGTTGGGTAGTAAACGCGCCAAGATGTATGCTGAACTCCGGGTTGCCTTTCAAGAGCGCGGTGATGATGAAGCCCTAGAACAGGCAAAAGCACTTCTTCAAGAGGCGCAGAGCTTATCCATGGCTGATCGTGAACGTCTTTTTGGATTCTTGGAGGGCGCTCGCAAAATCATCCTTCGCGAGCCGCAGGCTTTGCTGACGTCTGCTTCGCGCATGCCAGGTATTGATGGACAAAAGATGTCAAAGTCTTACAGCAATACCATTAGCATCCGCGAAAACCCAGAAGATGTCATTAAAAAAATCCGCACGATGCCAACCGATCCGGCGCGTGTTCATCGCACCGACGTTGGCGATCCAGCGCGATGCCCAGTATGGCAATTGCATACCGTTTACTCTAATGACGAGACCAAGCTGTGGGTGGATAAGGGCTGTAAATCAGCCGGCATTGGTTGTCTCGAATGTAAGCAACCAGTGATTGATTCGATTTTGGCTGAACAACAGCCTATGTTTGAGCGTGCTCAGAAATATTTAGATGACCCGAGTCTGTTGCGATCCATCATTGCAGATGGATGCGATAAGGCCCGCAAGGTTGCACAAGAAACCATGCGTGAAGTTCGAGAGGCACTGGGTCTTGCTTACGATTGA
- a CDS encoding 3',5'-nucleoside bisphosphate phosphatase produces MSILPTLNADLHCHSVVSDGTFTPEALAERAKANGVHLWALTDHDELGGQKHAREAASALNLDYLAGVEISVTWMGETIHIVGLGIDAEHVGIIEGLRRTREGRGNRAQLMADQLAKVGIYGAYEGALHCAGNHQLISRTHFARYLVEQGVCRNTEHVFKNYLIEGKPGYVPHQWASLDDAVAWIKASGGVAVIAHPGRYSRLNAMQMDDELYKRFKDLGGLAIEVVTGSHSPDQYKTYAKIAEQYGFLASRGSDFHDPNESHIDLGNLPLLPDHLTPVWSAFH; encoded by the coding sequence ATGAGCATCTTGCCCACCCTAAATGCCGATTTGCATTGCCACTCAGTTGTTTCTGATGGAACTTTCACGCCTGAAGCATTGGCTGAACGCGCTAAAGCCAATGGAGTGCATTTATGGGCGCTCACTGATCATGATGAGTTAGGCGGTCAGAAGCATGCTCGTGAGGCTGCTAGTGCATTAAATTTAGATTATCTTGCCGGCGTAGAAATTTCGGTAACCTGGATGGGTGAAACTATTCATATCGTCGGCCTCGGAATCGATGCAGAGCATGTTGGAATTATTGAGGGCTTGCGTCGCACGCGTGAGGGCCGCGGGAATCGCGCGCAACTCATGGCGGATCAATTGGCCAAAGTCGGTATTTATGGAGCATATGAGGGTGCACTTCATTGTGCTGGCAACCATCAATTGATTTCAAGAACGCACTTTGCGCGTTATTTAGTAGAGCAGGGAGTGTGCCGCAATACTGAGCACGTATTTAAAAACTATTTAATTGAAGGCAAGCCAGGATATGTGCCCCATCAATGGGCTAGTCTCGATGATGCAGTGGCATGGATCAAGGCATCTGGAGGAGTAGCTGTAATTGCACATCCTGGCCGCTACAGCCGGCTTAATGCGATGCAAATGGATGATGAACTTTATAAGCGCTTTAAAGATCTCGGTGGCTTAGCGATTGAGGTAGTCACTGGCAGCCATAGCCCCGATCAATACAAAACATACGCCAAGATTGCTGAGCAATACGGCTTTTTGGCCTCGCGTGGATCAGACTTTCACGACCCCAATGAGAGCCATATCGATTTAGGCAATTTGCCACTATTACCAGATCATCTCACTCCTGTTTGGTCTGCCTTTCATTAA